One part of the Salmo salar chromosome ssa10, Ssal_v3.1, whole genome shotgun sequence genome encodes these proteins:
- the swap70b gene encoding switch-associated protein 70b isoform X2, translating to MALRDELLKSIWHAFTALDVDKSGKVSKSQLKVLSHNLCTVMRIPHDPVALEEHFKDDDEGPVSTQGYMPYLNKFILDKVQDNFNRQDFNRMCWTLCARKNLNRTHLLISDEDAFKIWCIFNLLSEDKYPLAIVTEEIEYFLRKLTEAMGGSWVEERFEDYKLELSTKQQHLSAWEIITLVGTGTFSKGMDRQTLSMGITEVFHELILDVFKQGYMMKKGHKRKNWTERWFLLRPNSISYYVSEDLAEKKGDILLDGNCCVESLPDKEGKKCLFYVKCSDKSYEISASDKKRKQEWIQAIQTCISLLKLGRPAPHRESRQKRRELRQKQQAEQEELELRMRELQTANENKQQELEAMRKKLEEAAANAAEEERRLLQTQTEQQDRYREDLEREKMVRQEMEEQVAQKSTELEQYLQRVRELEDMYHRLEDALEEERGARQDEETVRRLQARLLEEEATKRAELEQIHLHQQRTISETEAEKQELEKEGTAKESALQAAMLQLEQLESERQGALEQYQDVMQKLEDAANNTRTWKHKVAHHEGLVRLIQPGSKGPQKITNWGPAAFTDAELSLRKKDWQERKNRPAQTQ from the exons GTGCTCTCTCATAACTTGTGCACTGTGATGAGGATCCCCCATGACCCGGTGGCCCTTGAGGAGCACTTCAAAGATGACGACGAAGGCCCCGTCTCTACACAGGGCTACATGCCCTACTTGAACAAGTTCATTTTGGACAAG GTCCAGGACAACTTTAATCGGCAGGACTTTAACAGAATGTGCTGGACCCTGTGTGCCCGGAagaacctcaacagaacacacCTCCTCATCTCAGATGAAGACGCCTTCAAGATCTGGTGCATCTTCAACTTACTGTCTGAAGACAAATACCCACTGGCCATAGTCACTGAGGAG ATCGAGTACTTCCTGCGCAAGCTGACGGAGGCCATGGGAGGCAGCTGGGTGGAGGAGCGCTTCGAGGACTACAAGCTTGAGCTTAGCACCAAGCAGCAGCACCTGAGTGCCTGGGAGATAATCACCCTGGTGGGCACTGGCACTTTCAGCAAGGGCATGGACCGCCAGACCCTCTCTATGGGCATCACCGAGGTCTTCCACGAGCTCATCCTTGACGTATTCAAACAG GGCTACATGATGAAAAAGGGTCACAAGAGAAAGAACTGGACAGAACGCTGGTTCCTCCTGAGGCCCAACTCCATATCCTACTACGTGAGCGAGGACCTGGCAGAGAAGAAGGGTGACATCCTGCTGGATGGAAACTGCTGTGTGGAG TCGTTACCGGATAAGGAAGGGAAGAAGTGTCTGTTCTACGTCAAATGCTCCGACAAAAGCTATGAGATCAGTGCGTCGGATAAGAAGAGGAAACAGGAATGGATACAGG CCATCCAGACGTGTATCAGTCTGCTGAAGCTGGGCCGGCCGGCGCCGCACCGCGAGTCCCGCCAGAAGCGGAGGGAGCTGAGGCAGAAACAGCAAGCGGAGCAGGAGGAGCTGGAGCTCAGGATGAGGGAGCTGCAGACGGCCAACGAGAACAAGCAGCAGGAACTGGAGGCCATGAGGAAG AAACTGGAGGAGGCGGCGGCCAACgcggcagaggaggagaggagactcctGCAGACTCAGACTGAACAACAGGATCGCTACAGGGAGGACCTTGAGAGGGAGAAAATG GTGCGACAGGAGATGGAGGAGCAGGTAGCTCAGAAGTCCACTGAGCTGGAGCAGTACCTGCAGCGCGTCCGCGAGCTGGAGGACATGTACCACCGCCTGGAGGAcgccctggaggaggagagaggcgcCAGGCAGGACGAGGAGACGGTTCGCAGGCTCCAGGCCCG GTTACTGGAGGAGGAGGCGACCAAGAGGGCTGAGCTGGAGCAGATCCACCTCCACCAGCAGAGGACCATCTCTGAGACGGAGGCGGAGAAACAGGAGCTTGAGAAGGAGGGAACGGCCAAGGAAAGTGCCCTGCAGGCCGCCATGCTGCAGTTGGAGCAACTAGAGAGTGAGAGGCAGGGGGCACTGGAGCAGTACCAG GACGTAATGCAGAAACTGGAGGACGCAGCGAACAACACAAGGACCTGGAAACATAAAGTGGCCCACCATGAGGGATTGGTCCGCCTCATTCAACCAG GTTCAAAGGGGCCTCAGAAGATCACTAACTGGGGCCCAGCAGCCTTCACTGACGCAGAACTAAGCCTGAGGAAGAAAGATTGGCAGGAGAGGAAGAACCGACCCGCCCAGACCCAGTAG
- the swap70b gene encoding switch-associated protein 70b isoform X1, translating into MALRDELLKSIWHAFTALDVDKSGKVSKSQLKVLSHNLCTVMRIPHDPVALEEHFKDDDEGPVSTQGYMPYLNKFILDKVQDNFNRQDFNRMCWTLCARKNLNRTHLLISDEDAFKIWCIFNLLSEDKYPLAIVTEEIEYFLRKLTEAMGGSWVEERFEDYKLELSTKQQHLSAWEIITLVGTGTFSKGMDRQTLSMGITEVFHELILDVFKQGYMMKKGHKRKNWTERWFLLRPNSISYYVSEDLAEKKGDILLDGNCCVEARNTERHQQTQTTTSLPDKEGKKCLFYVKCSDKSYEISASDKKRKQEWIQAIQTCISLLKLGRPAPHRESRQKRRELRQKQQAEQEELELRMRELQTANENKQQELEAMRKKLEEAAANAAEEERRLLQTQTEQQDRYREDLEREKMVRQEMEEQVAQKSTELEQYLQRVRELEDMYHRLEDALEEERGARQDEETVRRLQARLLEEEATKRAELEQIHLHQQRTISETEAEKQELEKEGTAKESALQAAMLQLEQLESERQGALEQYQDVMQKLEDAANNTRTWKHKVAHHEGLVRLIQPGSKGPQKITNWGPAAFTDAELSLRKKDWQERKNRPAQTQ; encoded by the exons GTGCTCTCTCATAACTTGTGCACTGTGATGAGGATCCCCCATGACCCGGTGGCCCTTGAGGAGCACTTCAAAGATGACGACGAAGGCCCCGTCTCTACACAGGGCTACATGCCCTACTTGAACAAGTTCATTTTGGACAAG GTCCAGGACAACTTTAATCGGCAGGACTTTAACAGAATGTGCTGGACCCTGTGTGCCCGGAagaacctcaacagaacacacCTCCTCATCTCAGATGAAGACGCCTTCAAGATCTGGTGCATCTTCAACTTACTGTCTGAAGACAAATACCCACTGGCCATAGTCACTGAGGAG ATCGAGTACTTCCTGCGCAAGCTGACGGAGGCCATGGGAGGCAGCTGGGTGGAGGAGCGCTTCGAGGACTACAAGCTTGAGCTTAGCACCAAGCAGCAGCACCTGAGTGCCTGGGAGATAATCACCCTGGTGGGCACTGGCACTTTCAGCAAGGGCATGGACCGCCAGACCCTCTCTATGGGCATCACCGAGGTCTTCCACGAGCTCATCCTTGACGTATTCAAACAG GGCTACATGATGAAAAAGGGTCACAAGAGAAAGAACTGGACAGAACGCTGGTTCCTCCTGAGGCCCAACTCCATATCCTACTACGTGAGCGAGGACCTGGCAGAGAAGAAGGGTGACATCCTGCTGGATGGAAACTGCTGTGTGGAGGCAAGGAACACTGAACGACATCaacaaacacaaacaacaaca TCGTTACCGGATAAGGAAGGGAAGAAGTGTCTGTTCTACGTCAAATGCTCCGACAAAAGCTATGAGATCAGTGCGTCGGATAAGAAGAGGAAACAGGAATGGATACAGG CCATCCAGACGTGTATCAGTCTGCTGAAGCTGGGCCGGCCGGCGCCGCACCGCGAGTCCCGCCAGAAGCGGAGGGAGCTGAGGCAGAAACAGCAAGCGGAGCAGGAGGAGCTGGAGCTCAGGATGAGGGAGCTGCAGACGGCCAACGAGAACAAGCAGCAGGAACTGGAGGCCATGAGGAAG AAACTGGAGGAGGCGGCGGCCAACgcggcagaggaggagaggagactcctGCAGACTCAGACTGAACAACAGGATCGCTACAGGGAGGACCTTGAGAGGGAGAAAATG GTGCGACAGGAGATGGAGGAGCAGGTAGCTCAGAAGTCCACTGAGCTGGAGCAGTACCTGCAGCGCGTCCGCGAGCTGGAGGACATGTACCACCGCCTGGAGGAcgccctggaggaggagagaggcgcCAGGCAGGACGAGGAGACGGTTCGCAGGCTCCAGGCCCG GTTACTGGAGGAGGAGGCGACCAAGAGGGCTGAGCTGGAGCAGATCCACCTCCACCAGCAGAGGACCATCTCTGAGACGGAGGCGGAGAAACAGGAGCTTGAGAAGGAGGGAACGGCCAAGGAAAGTGCCCTGCAGGCCGCCATGCTGCAGTTGGAGCAACTAGAGAGTGAGAGGCAGGGGGCACTGGAGCAGTACCAG GACGTAATGCAGAAACTGGAGGACGCAGCGAACAACACAAGGACCTGGAAACATAAAGTGGCCCACCATGAGGGATTGGTCCGCCTCATTCAACCAG GTTCAAAGGGGCCTCAGAAGATCACTAACTGGGGCCCAGCAGCCTTCACTGACGCAGAACTAAGCCTGAGGAAGAAAGATTGGCAGGAGAGGAAGAACCGACCCGCCCAGACCCAGTAG